The Trichosurus vulpecula isolate mTriVul1 chromosome 4, mTriVul1.pri, whole genome shotgun sequence genome contains a region encoding:
- the B3GALNT1 gene encoding UDP-GalNAc:beta-1,3-N-acetylgalactosaminyltransferase 1 → MSVRCLRWSLWLLCFLMVTMLWYLNLPSYTVIENLNWMYFYEYEPINRSEFAFTLRERVTCLEQDPFLVILVTSRPEDVKARQAIRVTWGTKKSWWGQEVLTYFLLGHRVEPADNVLALSVQDESALYGDIIRQDFIDTYYNLTLKTIMAFRWVTEFCPTAKYVMKADSDVFINTGNLVKYLLTYNQSENFFMGYPLIENISNREFFKKTYISYQEYPFRVFPPYCSGLGYVLSRDLVLQIYEMMAHVKPIRFEDVYVGIILSILKVDIHLPKSNDLFFLYRIRFNTCKFKRLIAAHSYSPKELIQYWQLMQKESRC, encoded by the coding sequence ATGTCTGTGAGATGCCTGAGATGGAGCCTTTGGCTACTCTGCTTCCTCATGGTCACCATGCTGTGGTACCTCAACCTCCCCTCCTACACTGTGATTGAGAACCTCAACTGGATGTATTTCTATGAGTATGAGCCCATTAACCGCTCAGAATTTGCCTTTACGCTCCGAGAGCGGGTGACTTGCTTGGAGCAGGACCCTTTCCTTGTCATCTTGGTGACCTCACGCCCTGAAGATGTGAAAGCCAGACAGGCCATTCGGGTTACTTGGGGCACAAAGAAGTCTTGGTGGGGACAAGAAGTCCTAACATACTTTTTATTAGGCCACCGAGTGGAGCCAGCAGATAACGTGTTGGCCTTATCTGTACAAGATGAAAGCGCCCTTTATGGTGACATAATCCGCCAAGACTTCATAGACACGTACTATAACCTGACCTTAAAGACAATAATGGCGTTCAGGTGGGTTACAGAGTTTTGCCCTACAGCCAAATACGTGATGAAGGCAGATTCTGATGTTTTTATTAACACTGGAAACTTAGTGAAATATCTTTTGACGTACAACCAGTCTGAGAACTTTTTCATGGGCTACCCTCTCATAGAGAATATTTCCAATAGAGAATTTTTCAAAAAAACCTATATTTCCTACCAGGAGTATCCTTTTAGGGTATTTCCACCGTACTGCAGTGGCTTGGGTTACGTGCTATCCAGAGACTTGGTTCTCCAAATTTATGAAATGATGGCACACGTCAAGCCCATCAGATTTGAAGATGTTTATGTTGGGATCATCCTGAGCATCTTAAAAGTGGACATTCATCTTCCCAAGTCCAATGACCTCTTTTTTTTGTACCGGATTAGATTTAATACCTGCAAATTCAAGCGCTTGATTGCGGCCCACAGCTATTCTCCCAAGGAACTAATCCAGTATTGGCAGCTCATGCAAAAGGAAAGCAGATGCTGA